The following are encoded together in the Drosophila biarmipes strain raj3 chromosome 3L, RU_DBia_V1.1, whole genome shotgun sequence genome:
- the LOC108027473 gene encoding homeobox protein ceh-19 isoform X6, with product MTYTKAVVKEWTTSNLFIKTNIEIYNFSKILFQMKRTQYLSPYMTNAINFRGKQLRKQFTDRKPRQAYNASQLEKLEKEFNVNKYLSVGKRVELSKSLSLTEVQIKTWFQNRRTKWKKQLTSRLKIAQRQGLWVPTLPITTIFPNTLGTRAQLSTSKSKIK from the exons GCGGTTGTCAAGGAATGGACGACTTcaaatttattcataaaaaccAATATAgagatatacaatttttcaaaaatattatttcaaatgAAGAGGACTCAGTACCTCAG TCCTTACATGACAAACGCCATTAACTTTCGAG gaaaacaatTACGAAAGCAGTTTACTGACAGAAAACCTCGCCAAGCCTACAATGCATCACAATTGGAAAAACTTGAAAAAGAGTTTAACGTTAATAAATATCTTAGTGTTGGTAAGCGAGTTGAACTGTCAAAGTCCCTTTCTTTGACGGAAGTTCAAATTAAAACATGGTTTCAAAATCGACGAACAAAATGGAAGAAACAGTTGACGTCAAGATTAAAAATAGCTCAAAGGCAAGGATTATGGGTACCAACTCTACCTATAACAACGATTTTTCCAAATACATTGGGAACTAGAGCCCAATTAAGCACTTcaaaatcgaaaataaaataa
- the LOC108027473 gene encoding homeobox protein ceh-19 isoform X5 has product MDFHARAVVKEWTTSNLFIKTNIEIYNFSKILFQMKRTQYLSPYMTNAINFRGKQLRKQFTDRKPRQAYNASQLEKLEKEFNVNKYLSVGKRVELSKSLSLTEVQIKTWFQNRRTKWKKQLTSRLKIAQRQGLWVPTLPITTIFPNTLGTRAQLSTSKSKIK; this is encoded by the exons GCGGTTGTCAAGGAATGGACGACTTcaaatttattcataaaaaccAATATAgagatatacaatttttcaaaaatattatttcaaatgAAGAGGACTCAGTACCTCAG TCCTTACATGACAAACGCCATTAACTTTCGAG gaaaacaatTACGAAAGCAGTTTACTGACAGAAAACCTCGCCAAGCCTACAATGCATCACAATTGGAAAAACTTGAAAAAGAGTTTAACGTTAATAAATATCTTAGTGTTGGTAAGCGAGTTGAACTGTCAAAGTCCCTTTCTTTGACGGAAGTTCAAATTAAAACATGGTTTCAAAATCGACGAACAAAATGGAAGAAACAGTTGACGTCAAGATTAAAAATAGCTCAAAGGCAAGGATTATGGGTACCAACTCTACCTATAACAACGATTTTTCCAAATACATTGGGAACTAGAGCCCAATTAAGCACTTcaaaatcgaaaataaaataa